In Candidatus Bathyanammoxibius amoris, the following proteins share a genomic window:
- a CDS encoding 2-isopropylmalate synthase has product MLRFDERMQCLVEDDYAFELQDVSGPNLYREMFSYGHVPKIPFNYRLNPMEPPEEIWITDTTFRDGQQSRPPFTVKQIVDLYDMLHQLGGDGGLIRQCEFFLYTDKDKEAVTKCLEKGYRYPEVTGWIRANKQDFKLVKDMGLKETGILTSASDYHIFLKLGKSRRQALDDYLDIVRAAVEEGIIPRCHFEDITRADFYGFVAPFAKELMKLSVESNIPIKIRACDTMGYGVGHPGAMLPRSVPGIIYGLNHFAKVPSGRLEWHGHNDFHRAVSNATDAWLYGCSSANGTLLGIGERTGNTPIEALVIEYMMLRGNDAIDTTIITDIADYFRKELGHVIPPNQPLIGDNFNVTLAGIHADGLLKNEEIYNIFDTRKLLKRPPGVAVNDKSGTAGVLHWIKTNLKPENSKLTKTHPGIIKIHEWITAQYVKGRVTTLSNQEMLDQAKKHLPELFQK; this is encoded by the coding sequence ATGCTTAGATTCGACGAACGTATGCAGTGCCTGGTGGAGGACGACTACGCCTTCGAGCTCCAGGACGTAAGTGGGCCAAATCTCTATAGAGAGATGTTCTCCTACGGACACGTCCCAAAGATACCCTTCAACTACCGGCTAAACCCCATGGAGCCGCCGGAAGAGATATGGATAACGGATACTACCTTCCGCGACGGCCAGCAGTCACGCCCCCCCTTCACGGTAAAACAGATAGTGGACCTCTACGACATGCTGCACCAGCTGGGAGGGGACGGGGGTCTGATAAGGCAATGCGAGTTCTTCCTCTACACCGATAAGGACAAAGAAGCGGTAACAAAATGCCTTGAGAAGGGTTACAGATACCCGGAGGTCACCGGCTGGATAAGGGCAAACAAACAAGACTTTAAGTTGGTAAAAGATATGGGTCTGAAGGAGACGGGCATACTGACCTCCGCCTCGGACTATCATATATTCTTGAAGCTGGGCAAGAGCCGGAGGCAGGCCCTGGATGATTACCTGGACATTGTTCGTGCCGCCGTAGAGGAAGGCATAATCCCCCGCTGCCACTTCGAGGACATCACAAGGGCCGATTTCTACGGCTTTGTAGCGCCATTTGCAAAGGAGCTTATGAAGCTCTCCGTGGAGAGTAATATCCCCATCAAGATCAGGGCCTGCGACACTATGGGTTACGGGGTAGGCCACCCTGGGGCAATGCTCCCAAGGAGCGTGCCCGGTATTATATATGGTTTAAACCACTTTGCGAAGGTGCCCTCCGGGCGCCTGGAGTGGCACGGCCACAACGACTTCCATCGTGCGGTATCCAACGCCACCGACGCCTGGCTGTACGGATGCAGCAGCGCCAACGGCACACTCCTGGGAATCGGGGAACGCACAGGCAACACGCCGATTGAGGCATTGGTGATTGAATACATGATGCTAAGAGGCAATGATGCCATTGACACCACCATAATCACCGACATAGCAGACTATTTCCGCAAGGAATTAGGGCATGTGATACCGCCCAACCAGCCCCTTATAGGCGATAACTTTAACGTGACCCTGGCAGGGATACACGCCGACGGGCTCCTGAAAAACGAAGAGATATATAACATCTTTGACACACGAAAACTCCTCAAGAGACCACCCGGTGTGGCTGTCAACGACAAGTCTGGTACAGCCGGCGTCTTGCACTGGATAAAGACAAACCTCAAACCCGAAAACAGTAAATTGACGAAGACCCATCCCGGAATAATAAAAATACACGAATGGATAACGGCGCAATACGTCAAGGGACGGGTTACGACATTGTCTAACCAAGAAATGCTTGACCAGGCAAAAAAGCACCTGCCGGAACTCTTCCAAAAATAA